The Aeromicrobium senzhongii genome includes a window with the following:
- a CDS encoding carotenoid oxygenase family protein, translating into MDLELVGKLLSTLPEDDDHPYRTGPWRPQTNEWVADDLEVVEGQVPADLDGVYLRNTENPMHPSLKNYHPFDGDGMIHVVGFRDGKAFYRNRMIRTDGYLAEQEAGQSLWAGLAERPQIALREDGWGARRQMKDASSTDVVVHRGVALSTFYQCGDMYRIDPFSAQTLGKESWNGHFPFDWGVSAHPKVDDRTGEMMFFNYSKEAPYMKYGVVDDKNDLVHYVDIPLPGPRLPHDMAFTENYAILNDMPLFWDPEALKQNAHVARWHRDMPARFAVIPRRGQTKDIMWFEAESTYVLHFTNAYEEGDEVVLEGYFQTDPEPSDNGTGTKWERAFRFLAQDRMETRLHRWRFNLKTGLTKEERLTDTVSEFGMINGSYGGVKHRYSYSATNKPGWFLFNGLVKHDSWTGAEETFSFGDGVYGSETAMAPRVGSTSEDDGYLVTLISDMNADASYAVVFDAARLSDGPVCKLKLPERISSGTHSTWCAGEELRRWQTEDSAATAVGL; encoded by the coding sequence ATGGATCTGGAACTGGTGGGCAAGCTGCTGTCGACGCTGCCCGAGGACGACGACCACCCCTACCGCACCGGCCCCTGGCGCCCGCAGACCAACGAGTGGGTCGCCGACGACCTGGAAGTCGTCGAGGGTCAGGTCCCCGCCGACCTCGACGGCGTCTACCTGCGCAACACCGAGAACCCGATGCACCCGTCGTTGAAGAACTACCACCCGTTCGACGGTGACGGCATGATCCACGTCGTCGGCTTCCGCGACGGAAAGGCGTTCTACCGCAACCGGATGATCCGCACCGACGGCTACCTCGCCGAGCAGGAGGCCGGGCAGTCGCTGTGGGCCGGCCTGGCCGAGCGACCCCAGATCGCGTTGCGTGAGGACGGCTGGGGCGCCCGTCGGCAGATGAAGGATGCGTCCAGCACCGACGTGGTCGTGCACCGGGGCGTGGCGCTGAGCACGTTCTACCAGTGCGGCGACATGTACCGGATCGACCCGTTCTCGGCCCAGACGCTGGGCAAGGAGAGCTGGAACGGACACTTCCCGTTCGACTGGGGCGTCTCGGCGCACCCGAAGGTCGACGACCGGACCGGCGAGATGATGTTCTTCAACTACAGCAAGGAGGCGCCGTACATGAAGTACGGCGTCGTTGACGACAAGAACGACCTCGTCCACTACGTCGACATCCCGCTGCCGGGCCCGCGTCTGCCGCACGACATGGCGTTCACGGAGAACTACGCGATCCTCAACGACATGCCGCTGTTCTGGGACCCGGAGGCGCTCAAGCAGAACGCCCACGTGGCCCGCTGGCACCGCGACATGCCGGCCCGGTTCGCGGTCATCCCGCGCCGTGGTCAGACCAAGGACATCATGTGGTTCGAGGCCGAGTCGACCTACGTCCTGCACTTCACCAACGCCTACGAGGAGGGTGACGAGGTCGTGCTGGAGGGCTACTTCCAGACCGACCCCGAGCCGTCCGACAACGGCACCGGCACGAAGTGGGAGCGGGCGTTCCGCTTCCTGGCGCAGGACCGGATGGAGACCCGCCTGCACCGGTGGCGCTTCAACCTCAAGACCGGCCTGACGAAGGAGGAGCGCCTCACCGACACGGTGTCCGAGTTCGGCATGATCAACGGCTCGTACGGTGGCGTGAAGCACCGCTACTCCTACTCGGCCACGAACAAGCCGGGCTGGTTCCTGTTCAACGGTCTGGTCAAGCACGACTCGTGGACCGGCGCGGAGGAGACGTTCTCCTTCGGTGACGGCGTCTACGGCAGTGAGACCGCGATGGCGCCGCGCGTGGGCTCGACGTCCGAGGACGACGGCTACCTGGTCACCTTGATCTCGGACATGAACGCCGATGCGTCCTACGCCGTGGTGTTCGACGCCGCGCGGCTCTCGGACGGGCCCGTCTGCAAGCTCAAGCTGCCCGAGCGCATCTCCAGCGGGACGCACTCGACGTGGTGTGCCGGCGAGGAGCTGCGCCGCTGGCAGACGGAGGACTCCGCGGCGACCGCCGTCGGCCTCTGA